From Alienimonas californiensis, a single genomic window includes:
- a CDS encoding tyrosine-type recombinase/integrase, which produces MPRRPSKPPSYRLHKPSGQARVILAGKHHYLGAFGAPESKEAYARLIAERFLAPGPAADCSNAPDTPDSGVATGAASGVSGGVSQSPVPRRRSVNDLMVAYLDHAEGYYARDGEPTQELTDVKASLKPLRLLYGRTPADEFGPKKLKAVRDHMVAVQGLSRKVTNARVNRIRRFFKWCASEELVPSSVFHGLQSVDGLRMGRTAARETAPVKPVPDADVEATLPFLSPPVAAMVKVQRLTGMRPGEVVQMKPGDVDRNGEVWVYRPECHKNEWRGQERTVPLGPKAQAVFAPFLDGRPDDKPLFSPKEAEQWRYAESPPYAGRERATERYPSETRRLAAAKAARRKQKRKPERKARDHYDRDSYRRAVTYGIEKAARAGVAIDSWSPARLRHAKATEVRAAAGLEAAQAALGHKRADVTQIYAERNLSAAVELAKASG; this is translated from the coding sequence ATGCCCCGCCGCCCCTCCAAGCCACCGTCGTACCGGCTGCACAAGCCCTCCGGCCAGGCCCGCGTGATCCTCGCGGGCAAGCACCACTACCTCGGTGCCTTCGGGGCGCCGGAGTCGAAGGAGGCCTACGCCCGGCTGATCGCCGAGCGGTTTCTCGCCCCCGGCCCCGCCGCCGACTGTTCTAATGCCCCTGACACCCCTGACAGCGGGGTCGCGACCGGGGCGGCGTCAGGGGTGTCAGGGGGTGTTTCGCAGTCGCCGGTCCCGCGGCGGCGGAGCGTGAACGACCTGATGGTCGCCTACCTCGACCACGCCGAGGGGTACTACGCCCGTGACGGCGAGCCGACGCAGGAGCTGACGGACGTGAAGGCGTCGCTGAAGCCGCTCCGACTGCTCTACGGCCGCACGCCGGCCGACGAGTTCGGCCCCAAGAAGTTGAAGGCGGTGCGGGACCACATGGTCGCGGTGCAGGGCCTGTCGCGGAAGGTGACGAACGCCCGCGTCAATCGGATCCGCCGGTTCTTCAAGTGGTGCGCCAGCGAGGAGTTGGTCCCCTCCTCCGTCTTCCACGGCCTGCAGTCGGTGGACGGACTGCGGATGGGGCGGACCGCCGCCCGCGAGACCGCCCCGGTCAAGCCGGTCCCCGACGCCGACGTCGAGGCGACGCTGCCGTTCCTCTCCCCGCCGGTCGCCGCGATGGTGAAGGTGCAGCGGCTAACCGGGATGCGGCCGGGCGAGGTGGTGCAGATGAAGCCGGGCGACGTCGACCGCAACGGCGAGGTGTGGGTGTACCGCCCGGAGTGCCACAAGAACGAATGGCGGGGGCAGGAGCGGACGGTCCCGCTCGGTCCGAAAGCGCAGGCGGTCTTCGCCCCGTTCCTCGACGGCCGGCCCGACGACAAGCCGCTGTTCTCGCCGAAGGAGGCGGAACAGTGGCGGTACGCGGAGAGCCCGCCGTACGCCGGCCGGGAGCGCGCCACGGAGCGGTACCCGAGCGAGACGCGCCGCCTCGCCGCCGCCAAGGCAGCCCGCCGCAAGCAGAAGCGGAAGCCGGAGCGGAAGGCCCGGGACCACTACGACCGCGACAGCTACCGCCGGGCGGTCACGTACGGGATCGAGAAAGCGGCGAGGGCGGGCGTGGCGATTGACAGCTGGAGCCCCGCCCGGCTCCGTCACGCGAAGGCGACGGAAGTGAGGGCCGCTGCCGGCTTGGAGGCCGCCCAGGCCGCCCTCGGCCACAAGCGGGCGGACGTGACGCAGATCTACGCCGAGCGGAACTTGTCCGCGGCGGTGGAACTGGCGAAGGCGAGCGGATAG
- a CDS encoding DUF1580 domain-containing protein, which produces MPLPENLVPLTKLAKSLGVHLATCHRWRQRGVKGVRLDCVRVGGRWFVTEDAAAAFLAALNGGADVTPVGGDGGREDALEAVLTSRGV; this is translated from the coding sequence ATGCCCCTGCCCGAAAACCTCGTCCCCCTCACCAAGCTCGCGAAGAGTTTAGGCGTCCACCTGGCGACTTGCCACCGGTGGCGCCAGCGCGGCGTGAAGGGGGTGCGGTTGGACTGCGTGCGGGTCGGCGGGCGGTGGTTCGTTACCGAGGACGCGGCGGCCGCGTTCCTCGCCGCCCTCAACGGCGGCGCGGACGTGACCCCCGTCGGCGGCGACGGCGGCCGTGAGGACGCGTTGGAGGCGGTGCTCACCTCCCGCGGCGTGTGA